In a single window of the Cydia splendana chromosome 20, ilCydSple1.2, whole genome shotgun sequence genome:
- the LOC134800703 gene encoding xanthan lyase-like translates to MFALFYLLLRTTGLWGLIISKEILDFGNDFDQNEVDAAFQRVYLQYEGSAEPQATWKPQATWKPQATWKSQVKKSQTLLSPSESVILDEFDDIYKSYRALLVSDNYVKTNTAISKYVKALSKDATYYYKILDQSPDRKVLWPEAAKEKSSGALNTQFQNLLKLALAYGTKGTYYYKDVVLLSNIKDCLEFLVSPRRYDGKVRYGNWWNWQVAIPTRFLDILVIIKKKLKVEKLKKYTDIISTYVPDPYRKFNSTLGNKMYPIEFSNNKASSSQIVELARVVLGLGILQKNFTKISESLDSIVKVMESVSESDGFYKDGSYIEHKDIPYTGSYGNELVKKMGEILEITQRSTFAIPRDQVDPIVKCVERAFLPLIYRGEMIATVRGREVSREPSSLNPLKGSHVMYTLLTVATFASAKDKKKLKESVKYWTKQNQDYYLLTARTYNDLVLMTSLLNDPSIEGDKFPFVGAKMYASMDRFVQQTVKYTLGISLYSNRISAFEAGNFENKRGWHTADGAVYLYNYDDVQFRNAYWPTVDPYRIPGTTVDTMELMDELTSWQSFVSKAKWVGGVANGNQAVVGMNLNKEGFKNNNQLTPMNLKGRKSWFVVEGQIIALGSGITANTTASIETIVENRLLNDRYKYEVWSDKGQINAGPKRHSVNWLLLQSSNQRSSIGYYFPNKETVDIIFEQRRGTYRDLNEKYSRTNFAYPGTYCKFIINHGYEPFYANYAYVLLPGVTKSELKEYASRATVNILKNSAQTQAVEIKSEGYLGINIWSESGGIIEGISSNKPVCIMRQTNDCEHKYILSDPSQTDQVITIKIPDFSRIVTMCKGIEYDVINKEFVIDFSKARGASKQFIVEVLEESTESGEIITMSLI, encoded by the exons ATGTTTGCACTCTTTTACCTACTGCTGAGAACCACTGGACTATGGGGTTTGATAATCAGCAAAGAAATATTGGATTTTGGCAACGATTTCG accAAAATGAAGTTGATGCTGCTTTCCAACGGGTATACCTCCAATATGAAGGCTCTGCGGAACCCCAAGCGACTTGGAAACCCCAAGCGACGTGGAAACCCCAAGCGACTTGGAAATCCCAAGTGAAGAAATCTCAG ACTTTGTTATCGCCATCAGAATCAGTCATCTTAGATGAATTTGATGACATATACAAAAGTTACCGAGCTCTATTAGTTTCTGACAATTACGTAAAAACTAACACCGCTATATCCAAGTATGTCAAAGCCCTGTCTAAAGACgctacatattattacaaaatactaGACCAAAGTCCTGATAGAAAAGTACTTTGGCCAGAAGCAGCCAAGGAAAAATCTTCGGGTGCTTTAAATACACAGTTTCAAAACTTGCTAAAACTTGCATTAGCTTATGGTACTAAAggaacatattattataaagatGTGGTTCTCCTTTCAAACATAAAAGACTGTTTAGAGTTCTTGGTATCGCCAAGACGGTATGATGGGAAGGTGCGATACGGCAACTGGTGGAATTGGCAAGTCGCAATACCGACAAGGTTTCTTGATATTCtagtaataattaaaaaaaaactaaaagttgaaaaattaaaaaagtacacAGATATTATTAGTACTTACGTTCCCGATCCATACCGTAAATTTAACAGCACGCTTGGAAATAAAATGTATCCAATTGAATTCTCTAACAATAAGGCATCAAGTTCGCAGATAGTTGAACTAGCGAGAGTTGTACTAGGCTTGGGTATTTTGCAAAAGAACttcacaaaaatatctgaatcATTAGACAGCATTGTCAAAGTAATGGAATCGGTATCTGAATCAGATGGGTTTTACAAAGACGGCTCCTATATTGAACATAAAGATATTCCTTACACCGGATCGTATGGAAATGAGTTAGTTAAGAAAATGGGTGAAATTCTTGAAATTACACAAAGATCTACATTTGCTATTCCTCGCGaccaagtagatcctattgtaAAATGTGTAGAGCGCGCTTTCCTACCCCTCATTTATCGGGGAGAAATGATAGCAACAGTCAGAGGTCGAGAAGTTTCTAGAGAACCTTCATCTTTAAATCCTTTAAAAGGATCCCACGTCATGTACACTTTATTGACTGTAGCAACATTCGCATCAGCTAAGGATAAGAAAAAACTGAAAGAATCGGTAAAGTACTGGACAAAACAGAATCAGGATTACTATTTATTAACAGCAAGAACGTACAATGACTTAGTATTGATGACCAGTTTATTAAATGATCCCAGCATCGAGGGAGATAAGTTCCCATTTGTTGGAGCTAAAATGTATGCATCAATGGATCGCTTTGTTCAACAAACTGTCAAATACACATTGGGTATAAGTTTATACTCCAACCGTATTTCAGCGTTTGAAGCAGGAAATTTTGAGAATAAACGCGGATGGCACACCGCTGATGGTGCTGTATATCTATACAATTACGATGACGTTCAATTTAGGAATGCCTATTGGCCAACAGTTGATCCATATAGAATTCCAGGGACAACAGTTGATACTATGGAGCTGATGGATGAATTGACAAGTTGGCAGTCCTTTGTATCCAAGGCAAAGTGGGTCGGTGGTGTAGCCAACGGCAATCAAGCGGTGGTCGGAATGAATTTAAATAAAGAAggctttaaaaataataaccaaTTAACACCAATGAATCTCAAAGGAAGGAAATCTTGGTTTGTAGTAGAAGGGCAAATTATTGCATTGGGTTCTGGAATTACTGCAAACACGACAGCATCCATAGAAACTATTGTAGAGaatcgacttttaaatgatagaTATAAATATGAAGTTTGGTCAGATAAAGGTCAAATTAACGCAGGGCCAAAAAGACATTCTGTAAACTGGTTACTACTCCAATCAAGTAATCAACGTTCAAGTATTGGTTATTATTTCCCTAATAAAGAAACAGTAGATATAATATTTGAACAACGAAGAGGAACTTACAGAGATCTAAATGAAAAATATTCAAGAACTAATTTTGCATACCCAGGTACTTATTGCAAATTTATAATTAATCATGGATACGAACCATTCTATGCTAACTATGCGTATGTATTACTGCCAGGAGTCACGAAATCTGAATTAAAGGAGTACGCAAGCAGAGCAACTGTGAACATTCTCAAGAATTCAGCTCAAACTCAAGCTGTTGAAATTAAAAGCGAAGGTtatttaggtattaatattTGGAGCGAATCAGGTGGTATAATAGAAGGAATAAGTAGTAATAAACCTGTATGTATTATGAGACAAACTAATGATTGCGAACATAAATATATCTTGTCAGATCCATCGCAAACAGACCaagtaataacaataaaaataccaGACTTTTCTAGAATAGTAACGATGTGTAAGGGAATAGAATACGatgtaataaataaagagtttgtaATAGATTTCTCAAAAGCTAGAGGGGCCAGCAAGCAGTTTATTGTCGAGGTTTTAGAAGAATCAACGGAATCGGGCGAGATAATTACAATGTCATTAATTTAG